A region of the Mesoterricola sediminis genome:
GACGAATTCGCTCTGCTATCGCGAAATCGGGCCCTTTTCCCCCGCCCTCGCGACGTTTCAAATCGGACATTCATCTCCGACATAAAACAGATTCTATGGTCCTTATTATGAAATTTCCGGCACGTTGCGTGCGGGGGAGCGACCAATGATCCAGTTTCCAAAAGGTTCCCGGGAATCTCAAAAAAATTTTCATGCTCCGAAACCCACGGATACCGAGTCTCTGGATCCGGCGCCCGATCCAGGCTTCCCCTTGCGGGTCAGTCGGAAGCGGGGATTGATGTCCCAAAAAAATCATATATAAAGTTTTTATTAAATTTCAGAACCCCGGGACCGAAATCCGCCGGTCGGGTGACCGCCGTCACTTGTGGTACGGTCCGCCCTTCAGGATCGTGAAGGCCCGGTAGAGCTGTTCCAGGAAGAGCACCCGGCTGAGGTCGTGGGGGAAGGTCATGGGGGAGAGGCTCAGCTGCTCCCGCACCTCCCCCTTGAGCGCCGGGTCCAGCCCGTGGCTGGACCCGATGGCGAAGGCGAGGCTCTCGCCCCGGTCCATCCGGACCCCGAGCCAGCGGGCGAAGTCCTCGGAGGTCCGGGCGGGCCCTTCCGCGCACAGGAGGACGGGACAGCGGATGCCTTCCAGACGGGCCCGGATGCGCTCGGCCTCTTCCTTGAGCTGGCGGGCCGCATCGCCCCGCCCCTCCGGAAGCTCGTCCACGTCCAGGCGGGCATGGGCCTTGAGCAGCGTGCGGTAGTGCTGGTCCAGATCGCGGATCGGCCCGGTCTTCGGACGTCCGACGGTGATGAGGCGGATGGGGTACAAGGGAATCCCGTTTGAAAAGGCGATCAATACCTCCCATAATCTAGCGGTTCCGATGAGGAGGTCCCATGAATTTGAAGAACCTGTGCCTACCCGCCCTCGCAGGCCTTGCCCTCTTGGTCGGCTGCGATTCCAAGCCAGCGGACAGTGTGCCCAAGACGGCGCCGATGGCCGCCAAGGAGGCCCATGCCCTGCTGCCCCACCTGAAGTACATCGGGGTGCGCAAGGACCTGCAGGACGTGGCGGTCATCGCCCCCCAGGACCTGGCCGGCCTGTACGGCAACGCCTGGTGGTTCCACAAGCACGCCGGCAGCATGGACCTGAGCCTCACCGCCGAGGAGATCAAGGCCCTGGGCGCCGATGAGATCAAGGCCATGGGCTACATCGCCCCCGGCGTCAGCATGGCCTCCCTGCAGGCCGCCATGGACAAGCTCAGCGCCAAGCAGATCCCGGCCCTCCCGGCCGAGATGCAGGGCCTCGACGTCCTGAAGCTCGACCAGGTCCCCACCGACGAGAAGGACAAGACCAAGGCCAAGGACTTCGCCGCCCTCAACGGCCCCCAGCTCCGCGCCCTTTACAACACCGGCCTCTACCGCCTCATCAAGGGCGTTCCTGAAGCGCTCTGGGGCGAGATCGCCGTCATGAAGAGCACCCCCAATCCCAAGAACACCCAGGAGACCGCGCTGCTCCTCGGCCTCCAGGGCAAGCCCATCATGGAGCTCACCGCCCGCCAGAAGGCTGACGGCACCCAGAGCATCATCTACATCCACTACCTCGTCCAGCCCAAGGTCCTCGCCAAGGCCGCCGCGCAGATGGCCGAGAAGAAGTAGTCTCCCTTCCGTTCCAGGGGCCCGACTGTCACAGGTTCATGACCTGATCCGACCGCCGGGCCCTTGGTGCATCCGCGTCCCAGTGAGCAAAGTCACGTACTTGCCAGGCGCGGGTTTCCGGCCGAACCAAGGGAGTATAGTCATCGGCGTCAGGCCGTCACGCCTGGATCCCATGCCCGCCTGAGTGGCGTCCCTCCCACCTTCCATCCCTTCCACCAAGGAGTTGAGTCATGGCTGAGAAGCCCTTCAATCCGTTCGAAATGGCCCAGAAGCAGTTCGACGGCGTCGCCGAGAAGCTGAACCTGGATCAGGGAAGCCGCGACTTCCTGCGCAACCCCACCCGTGAGTACCACTTCACGATTCCCGTCCGCATGGACGACGGCTCCGTCAAGGTGTTCCGCGGCTTCCGCGTGCAGCACAGCGACGCCCGCGGCCCCGCGAAGGGCGGCATCCGCTTCCACCCCCACGAGACGGTCGACACCGTGCGCGCCCTGGCCACCTGGATGACCTGGAAGACCGCCGTGGTGGACATCCCCCTGGGCGGCGGCAAGGGCGGCGTGATCTGCGACCCCCGCGAGCTGAGCGACCGTGAGCAGGAGCAGATCTGCCGCGGCTGGGTCCGCCAGGTGGCCAAGAACGTCGGCCCCCTGCAGGACGTCCCCGCCCCTGACGTCATGACCCACGGCCAGCACATGCTGTGGATGATGGACGAGTACGAGCAGATCATGGGCGGCCGCTTCCCCGGCATGATCACCGGCAAGCCCGTGGGCATGGGCGGCTCCCTGGGCCGCACCGAGGCCACCGGCTACGGCGTCATCTACACCGTGCGCGAAGCCATGAAGGAGCTGGGCCTGGACATCAAGGGCGCCACCGCCTCCAT
Encoded here:
- a CDS encoding 23S rRNA (pseudouridine(1915)-N(3))-methyltransferase RlmH, translating into MYPIRLITVGRPKTGPIRDLDQHYRTLLKAHARLDVDELPEGRGDAARQLKEEAERIRARLEGIRCPVLLCAEGPARTSEDFARWLGVRMDRGESLAFAIGSSHGLDPALKGEVREQLSLSPMTFPHDLSRVLFLEQLYRAFTILKGGPYHK
- a CDS encoding Glu/Leu/Phe/Val family dehydrogenase — translated: MAEKPFNPFEMAQKQFDGVAEKLNLDQGSRDFLRNPTREYHFTIPVRMDDGSVKVFRGFRVQHSDARGPAKGGIRFHPHETVDTVRALATWMTWKTAVVDIPLGGGKGGVICDPRELSDREQEQICRGWVRQVAKNVGPLQDVPAPDVMTHGQHMLWMMDEYEQIMGGRFPGMITGKPVGMGGSLGRTEATGYGVIYTVREAMKELGLDIKGATASIQGAGNVAQYSLDLFTQYGGKVIAISCWDNTDKKPYTYRCKDGIKFDQLMGSIDKFGTIDPAKAKAMGWEKLEGDAWIEQDVDVLIPAAQEHMITAENVNKIKPSVKIIAEGANGPTTPEADAVIHSRNIFMIPDFLCNAGGVTCSYFEQVQCNMNYFWEKEEVLSKLDQKMTNAFKAVSALAREKKVYMRDAAYMISIKRVAEAAHLRGWV